The genomic stretch GTAATGCCAAACCCTTTGCACTAGACTATATCTCACGCTCATCAAAACACTGTGAAGATGTGGACCTTGTATTTCTATCCTTGAGTCATAGtgacaaacataaaataaatttgatgaaCATAGCTGAATGAATTGAGGGATTGATTTCAGATGACAAGATGAAGTGGGAAGAAAAACTTGTTTCGTACTCAGGGTAACAAATAAAGTAGTGACCACTACAACAAACAGAAACTCAGGAAGAGTAGATGTCATCTTTGGCtctgtgctcaataaatatcacTAAAACCTTGCAAAAAGTACTGATTTTTATAGCAAAGTCTCAAAGCAACAGTCTTTACATCACTaagttataaaaacattttatgtctGTTTTAAAAAGCATGTAGAAAAGTGCTAGGAAGATATTATTAAATACTGTCAATCCTTTCTATTTGCTGAAGAAGCACAAGTAGCTCTCTAGCACACAATGCGTGTCCTGGATTTAGAGAAATTCTGAAATAAGAACACAACGTTTCTTTCCTGTGTTTAGTTATTTATCTTGTGTGAAATAACAAGTTCAATGCCAATTCACTcttctaaaagaaacaaaatgtttacCTAGATCAAGATTTACAGGCAGTGTCTTGTTGCCAGTCAAAAGGGAGAATAAGCAGGCCACTGCAGCCCCTATACCCAGTGGCAGTACTCCTGATTGTCACCGTGATGCTGTGTACAACTCATACTCAGTGACACAAGTCCACTCTAGAGACAAAAGGAGCTGTGCAGCTGACTTGTTTGTAATGGCTTTGCACAAAACAGTTCTAATTTATAAGTGACTTTATCTTTCTAATAAAATCGTAAGTGTctgtttaaaattaaactttgtcCTTCAACTAAAGCAATGAGGGTTCTCTTCAAATACACTACTAAAATCAATTTACTTCTAATATATGCATCAGCATTAAAAGTAGAATAAGTTGCATTCTAAATTATAGCTATTTCAAAACAAAGTTCTGTAATATTCTTCTAGATATATCTCTGTAtttggggaagaggaggaagataaaATGGAGGCTGAAGAGAGCATCCTTAAATGAAATTTCCATGTACACTCTTTCCTTTCTTATATAACTTCTCTAAAAGTTCTTACAGAAAGATATGACTTTAAACTATGTGTGTTATGTTGATTaaataacttaaatttttttaaataacaaaaagtagCAAAAGAGCAGAGTGAAAAATGTAAATCACAGATGTTATTaaagacacttaagaaattccaccAGAACACTGAGTACTAGTGGCTTGCACctctaatcctacctacttgtgaggctgaaatcagaggattatggtttgagccagcccaggaaaatagtttgtgagaactccatctccaaaataaccagagcaaaatgtactagaggtgtggttcaaacagtagagcacctactttgcaagtgaaaagccctgaattcaaaccccagacctgcaaaaagaaggaaagaaagaaagacaaagacagagaaaggaaggaaggaagagaaaaaaattccaccaAGAAGAGCCTAGAGGAGATATGGAGGTAATTTATTAGTGACTTTATCTTTTTAACAAAATTGTAAGTATCTGTTTACACTATACTTCAtcctaaaattaaaattgtgagtgttctttttaaaatacatgactTGAGTTAATTTACTACCAGTATAGGAATGGGCATTAGAAGTAGaataaactgtattttaaaatatgactctTTACAAAAATTTCTATAGTATTTCTCTAGATATAGCTCTGTATTTGGGGGGAAGAAGATAAAATGGAGGTGAATAGAGCATTCTTGAATGAAATTTCTCTGCACACCCTTTTTCCTTTTAACATAACTTCTCCAAAAGAATGGAAAActcaaacaaaaaaagctggatgtgttaCAAACCAGAAGACAGCTGTAAGGATAGACTCCTGTTGCCAGTCAAATGGGAGACCAAGCAGGTCACAGCAGACGCATTACTATCTGGGCAGTGCCATGTACTCCTGACCGTCACCGTGTCATTGTCTGACCATTCTTTCTCAGTGGTACAATGCCCCTGTGGGGTCCAGGAGATCCGTGCAGCTGGCTTGCCTGCAACTGCCTCACACACCACAGTTCTGTTCTTGCCTCGGGTCAGGGTCACTTCAGGGGGCACTGCAGGGACGAAGGGGAAAATGCTTTAGTCTTCTCATAGAGAGGAGGGACATAGACAGACATTTGCCTCAATCACAGATCTGGTGATATGAACTACTATGGCATAGGACAGTCTTTACCTAACACTTGGAGGTTATATCCAAGACGATAATTCCCATCAGCCGTTACTATGTCACAACTGTAAAGTCCATCATGAGTGACAGCCACAGCATCAATCTGAAGGTGAGGATTCCGGTCAGGTCTGGAGGCCCAGGTTATCCTCCCATTAGTACAGCTGGGTGTGGCGGTCTCCTTTGTGTCTGGCTTGTAGGACAATCTGCAGAGAAGCTTGCCTCTGAGGATTACTTCCCACGCTATCATCACCAGCTTGCTTGTTGGTGGGAGAACAGGGCAACAGAGAATGGCCTTTTCACCAATCTGTACTGACAGCGACTTGTTAACTGGccacacacaaaaggaaacagtaaaagaaaaatttaacaaagaacATGTGTATTAGGTTTACCCATAACAGATTTCATGGAATTGTACTCAAAAATTGCCTTGTTTGTCATTGTATTCAGGAAATACTAAATTTACATAAGAAATTAACATTCACAAAATGTAGATAATGTATTAAACAAATTCCAAATACTAATCAATTTTCTCCTACAGTATTTATTATTAGGGAAAcagcatttattataaaatatgttaaaattaagCCAGAAGTACTGATATCTAGAAACAGACAGATAAGTGCTGGCTGCAGTGGCTCaaatctataatcccatctatgcaggaggcagagatgggaggatcagggttcaagtcTGGTTCACAACAGAAAAGGAGAGAccagatatgaaaaataaactaaagcaaaatgggctgaggcACAATTCAAGtgaccctgagctcaaaacccaatcaaaaaaaaaaaaaaaaaagacaagaaaacagaatTCTAAATTAACTGGCACAGTTGACGTTCGTAGTATAACCTTTTTATGCATAGTGTTTTATCATACAATTCATTATCCTTAGAAAAAATGTACCCATCTGTATTGGCAGCAAAGTGTTAActagacacacatgcacacaaaagaatgagaaaagttCTTCATAAATGACTTGGTgatttcaaaataaccacagcagatTATGTGAAGTTATGCTAGAACATTGCTTTGCTGGTGATCATATTCTAGAAATATTAGAATTacataataaattaatatttagaaaatatataatgtattaaaTCAAATGCACATATTAACCAATTTCCTCTTATAGATTACTAATGAATCAACATATATTAGAAAGTATATTGAAATTAAGATAAGAATTTTGGTATCTAGaaacagacaagaaaacagaATTCTAAATCAATTAGAAAGGCAATGTTTAAATCTAATTTTTGGTTGTGgacaatattaaaattattatacatTTCATGCTtcttaggaaagaaaagagaataactTGTTATATAATGTCCCTCCTTAAGAtttggtgaaaaaaaaatcagtaacatcaAAACAAATTGCCTGTCCCTAAGAGTGAAGTTTTAGACAAACATTAATGTGGAAAGTATATGGAACTTTCACTAAAAGTACCTAATATGGTATTAGGTTTAACTAGCTGgaaactttaatatttatttttaaatcacaaagtCAGGGAAATAAGTAAATCTTAAAATAATGCATATTGTTCCCAtccatcaaaatgaaaataactcctAGTAATAAGATAtctttatgaatatttatttctgaTGTGAAATAGTTTggtgtattttttaaacaattaaaaaccTCAGTTTTTATTGCCAATATATGATATTATCAAATACCATGTTTAGAAAAGtttcccttccttcctatttAATCACACATATTAACTCACAGACAGTTCAGATGTGACTTTTGTTCACAGAATTAATTTCTATATTTCCAAATTATCaggattaaatataaaaattgactTGTACCCTTGTATTCAtctcctaaaataaaaaaattaaaccctGTGACCTACAAACATCTTCCATAATAGAATAAAGGTGTCCGTAACTGCTAGGGATTTGCTGGGAGGTAGTTACTCAAGGAAAGCATCTGTTTTAACACACCTGTGACAAAGGTGTCAGTGATGACATCATTTTAACACAAGCAGAGCAAGCTATGGTCGGGCAAACTTTTTATGTGAATGAACTTGTTAAACTCTGCATTTACTATCTCTCCTTTCCTATTTCAGTCTCTTGACTCTTATAAGTACTCAAGCTTTCACATTTCATGTTTAAATAATGATCACAACTAGATGAAGAAAGAGGTGGGGCTTTAACATGACATGAGAGGTAGTTAAACCCATGCTCTTTTCACCACTCCAAGATGACAAAGGTTTAGAGGCAAGCAAGAAGGTAACTTGTCTGGGGAACAACTGGAGGTTGGGTCATTCAGAGTCCCTGATGCCACAGCACTCAGGTCACCAGACTCTTCAACTAGTCGTAAGGCTGCCTGAGCCAGGTCATCAGCTACTGTTCCTAACCAAGGTCAGCTCTCCACCCCTCAGGGCTGGCTACTAGATAAGGAATCATATTACCTTCTGCGAGAGGTGATGAATTGTCCTGTGCCATCTGCCTTTCATCCGCACATGAACTATTTGAATCTaggaaatatttagaaaagagaaaatgaagtcaaTTTTGTATACACAGAGTAGAAGCCATTGTTACTCTACAGAGTCTCATATAACATGATAGAAAACAAGTACACTTTAACTGAAACTACCCAAAAATCACTGCATTAAGGTTATGACACAGGCAGGGGAAAAAGTAGCTGTTTTGAAAATTACATTCATAATGTATGAATAATTGCAGATTCATGAGCACCTTCTGTTGTCACCTATTTCATTCATGGTGTCTCTGCTTCCTTTCTCAATCAAGGGAGATTGGTCAGGTGTGGGAATCTTACATGAAATGGTCTAATTAAACTCTTTTTCCAGGTGTTACTCCCTAATTAAAGTTATTTGATCAGATGATTGCACTTTACACATATGTACAAAGCAAAACCTTTTCTCATAAATTTTAGGATTGGGATTGAAAACAATGCTTTCATTtcccttcttcattttttcttccttagaGAAGAGGGGTAAAAGGGAAAATGACACAGAAATAGAGGGGGAACAGTACACCTCAATTTCAACCTTCTAATTTAAAAGTTCCTGTGACTCTCATATATTCTTTCCCTTATGTTCTGTAAGATATTTTTTTTGTAATCAAAACACTACTGATTAACTTCAAATTtggcttttgaaaaatttctgaggTATAGTTTCTTAAAAACTCAAGGAtacaaaggaaaggaggaaggaattaGGATTATTTTGTTATAAGGTACTCACGTAGTTCATAAAACAgtacattgttttttaaaagattaattgTAATCATATGTTGCAAACTACGGCAACCACTAAAAAATGAGTTTGTCTGATATGATAAGAAACCaggcaaaatggaaagaaaaatgttcaactAAAACCATGAAATTTAGAAAAGAGTACATGATAAATATAGAAACCAATAACAAGAGCAGCAAATAGAAAATAGTAACAGCTTTGGTATATATTAATCTAAGGACATCAGTAACCAATTTCAATATTGATGGtcta from Castor canadensis chromosome 5, mCasCan1.hap1v2, whole genome shotgun sequence encodes the following:
- the LOC109683335 gene encoding cell surface glycoprotein CD200 receptor 5-like isoform X2, which produces MQKFSAVDCLWVHSEKERRDSNSSCADERQMAQDNSSPLAEVNKSLSVQIGEKAILCCPVLPPTSKLVMIAWEVILRGKLLCRLSYKPDTKETATPSCTNGRITWASRPDRNPHLQIDAVAVTHDGLYSCDIVTADGNYRLGYNLQVLVPPEVTLTRGKNRTVVCEAVAGKPAARISWTPQGHCTTEKEWSDNDTVTVRSTWHCPDSNASAVTCLVSHLTGNRSLSLQLSSGTRTLRSSFLLFIWYVKLVLFVVILIILGFAFFKRTKKCRKCKSENLEANLDLMREDTKAAICNQPSCSKSSLPAPVTLKP
- the LOC109683335 gene encoding cell surface glycoprotein CD200 receptor 5-like isoform X3 gives rise to the protein MLELLLKDSNSSCADERQMAQDNSSPLAEVNKSLSVQIGEKAILCCPVLPPTSKLVMIAWEVILRGKLLCRLSYKPDTKETATPSCTNGRITWASRPDRNPHLQIDAVAVTHDGLYSCDIVTADGNYRLGYNLQVLVPPEVTLTRGKNRTVVCEAVAGKPAARISWTPQGHCTTEKEWSDNDTVTVRSTWHCPDSNASAVTCLVSHLTGNRSLSLQLSSGTRTLRSSFLLFIWYVKLVLFVVILIILGFAFFKRTKKCRKCKSENLEANLDLMREDTKAAICNQPSCSKSSLPAPVTLKP
- the LOC109683335 gene encoding cell surface glycoprotein CD200 receptor 2-like isoform X4, whose amino-acid sequence is MAQDNSSPLAEVNKSLSVQIGEKAILCCPVLPPTSKLVMIAWEVILRGKLLCRLSYKPDTKETATPSCTNGRITWASRPDRNPHLQIDAVAVTHDGLYSCDIVTADGNYRLGYNLQVLVPPEVTLTRGKNRTVVCEAVAGKPAARISWTPQGHCTTEKEWSDNDTVTVRSTWHCPDSNASAVTCLVSHLTGNRSLSLQLSSGTRTLRSSFLLFIWYVKLVLFVVILIILGFAFFKRTKKCRKCKSENLEANLDLMREDTKAAICNQPSCSKSSLPAPVTLKP
- the LOC109683335 gene encoding cell surface glycoprotein CD200 receptor 5-like isoform X1, with product MVPVLGIEPRASFVLDSNSSCADERQMAQDNSSPLAEVNKSLSVQIGEKAILCCPVLPPTSKLVMIAWEVILRGKLLCRLSYKPDTKETATPSCTNGRITWASRPDRNPHLQIDAVAVTHDGLYSCDIVTADGNYRLGYNLQVLVPPEVTLTRGKNRTVVCEAVAGKPAARISWTPQGHCTTEKEWSDNDTVTVRSTWHCPDSNASAVTCLVSHLTGNRSLSLQLSSGTRTLRSSFLLFIWYVKLVLFVVILIILGFAFFKRTKKCRKCKSENLEANLDLMREDTKAAICNQPSCSKSSLPAPVTLKP